The genomic interval GGGCGTGAGGGCCGGCGCTGAGGATGTGGTGACGGCCGGAGCCCTTGGAGCTCCTGTGCATGCTGACCACGTCACCGCTGCTGGCCTCGCAGTCTCCTCCGTGGAGGCCCAAGAGGCCACGGACGGTGGCCTGGAAGCCGCTGGTGACGAAGCAGTAGACGATGGGGTCCATGCAGCTGTTGAGGCTGCTGAGGGTCACGGCCACGTGGTAGACCACGAGGCTGGCGTGGGGCGGCATGTCGGGCCACAGCGCCACCGCCACCTGGCGGGCATGGAAGGGCGTGAAGCAGACGAGGAAGATGATGAGCACCGTAAGCAGGAGCTGCATGGCCCTCACGCGGCGCTGGCGACCCTGGCGGAGCAGGCCCGGCCGTGACAGCGCGCACATGATGCGGCCGGTGAACACGCTGATGACCAGCAGAGGCAGCAGGAACTCCAGGACGGTCAGCGCGAAGACACGGCAGCAGGGCCGGCCGCCAGTCACGCCCAGCACCGACAGGGTCACGACGCCGGCGGCCAGCCACACGAAGGCGCACACGGCCCTGGCACAGGCAGGCTGGCGGCAGCGGCGGGAGCCTTCCGGCCGCACGATGGCCAGGTAGCGGTCCACGCAGATGCAGGTGAGGAAGAGGATGGAGCAGTGCATGTTGAGGAAGTAGCCGAGGACGTGCGGGAAGGCGCAGCGCAGGCAGCCCCTTGCGCCGTAGTAGACAGCGAAGCGCGTGGGCAGCGACAGCCCCACCAGCAGATCGGTCACCACCAGGTTGATGGTGTAGATGACTGACGGTGTCTTGGCCCGGGTGCGACAGCAGAAGACGTACAGCGCCAGCCCGTTGAGCACCAGCCCCACCAGGAAGATGGCTCCGTGCACCGCCATCAGCGCCAGCCACAGGCCCGGGAAGGCGCCGTGAAGCTCCTCATCCAGCTGGGCAAACAGGTGGAACAGGGGCACCTCTGGCCCACTGGCATTGGTCCACACTGTTGTCACTGCAGTGGCATTGAGGATTACCCCGGTGGAGGGCCCCTCTGGAGACACAGAGGGCATGGCGGCGGCCAGCACACCCCAGGCCTGGAAGCAAGGAGACCGGGTCACCCCAGGCACCACCCTGAGGCCCAGACCTCAGCCAGCCTGTCTGCCCCTGCACGCCCAGCAGCCCACACACCTCCATGCCCTCGCCTGGCCAGGCCTCAAATGCCTGCTCCCTTGACTCTACCCAGACGGGGCCTCGGACATCAGCAGAAAAGGCACAAGCTTTCAGAGTCGGACAAGgggttcaaattccagccctGGCACTCGTCAGCATGGAGCTTTGGCAAAATATGGAGGTTTCTGCAACCGTCCTGgcaagaggaggaggtggaaagGCGTGCGGGGTGGGGCCGTCCTCAGGACGGAGAGCAGGTGAGGGCGAGACCACCGGGCTCCAGTCTGCAGTTCCAGGGCCTGGCTCCAGCCCCGGCTGTGCCACGGACTAGTGGGCATGCTCTGGCAGGTCCTGTGGCCTCTCGGCCTGCTTCCTGGTATGTACCACTGGGGTCACATTGCTGAAGGGGATTGAGCCAGTGCATCAGCACAGCAGAGTTGATGGCTGATGAAACAGTTCTGCTGAGACACAGCCTTGCCCATGGTGGGGACCTCTGACTGCCCCACCCAATCCCCTGTCCCCACACCCACCATCCCGGCCCCCATCCTCCAGGACCATCCATCTGTTCTTGCCTCCTCCCAGGCCAGCCTCAGGGCAATGCCCGGGACAGGAGTCCTCATGAGGGACATTTACACACGGACCTAGGCTGACCAATGGGCTGGACTGGGCCAATGACCGGTCCCACCGGGGGCCCCCAGCCCTGCTGGCCCTGGGAGGCGGGCACCCCTGTGGTTCCCCACAACCGACGGAGAAGGGGACGGAGGCCGCTGTGGGGTGGCTGGCTGGGGCTGAAGCCTGGAGCCAGGGTGTGAGTCAAATAAACACTATGCTCCAGCttggggaggggggcgggggatGGGGGGTGGGTGAGGGGCTGTGCCGGAGCCACCCACTCTGTTTATGTTCCTGCCTTGGCGTGTTTAACTCGGCAGTGATTTATCTCTCTATTTATAAATGAAGGGTtaatgcccccacccccaccctagaGCCAGGCTGACCCTCCAAATAAGGGCATTTCTGGCTTTTTCAGGAGAATGGGGAAGACTTTGGGGTGAGGCAGC from Saimiri boliviensis isolate mSaiBol1 chromosome 15, mSaiBol1.pri, whole genome shotgun sequence carries:
- the GPR20 gene encoding G-protein coupled receptor 20; its protein translation is MPSVSPEGPSTGVILNATAVTTVWTNASGPEVPLFHLFAQLDEELHGAFPGLWLALMAVHGAIFLVGLVLNGLALYVFCCRTRAKTPSVIYTINLVVTDLLVGLSLPTRFAVYYGARGCLRCAFPHVLGYFLNMHCSILFLTCICVDRYLAIVRPEGSRRCRQPACARAVCAFVWLAAGVVTLSVLGVTGGRPCCRVFALTVLEFLLPLLVISVFTGRIMCALSRPGLLRQGRQRRVRAMQLLLTVLIIFLVCFTPFHARQVAVALWPDMPPHASLVVYHVAVTLSSLNSCMDPIVYCFVTSGFQATVRGLLGLHGGDCEASSGDVVSMHRSSKGSGRHHILSAGPHALAQALANGPEV